A stretch of Palaemon carinicauda isolate YSFRI2023 chromosome 36, ASM3689809v2, whole genome shotgun sequence DNA encodes these proteins:
- the LOC137628523 gene encoding uncharacterized protein has protein sequence MSVMSSKKEEKRANAQQEEANDIEETGDAYGSEEKTGENDSLEIELEDTFLPDEMGESLEEDEDSDEKEESEPNNDSEKEEESVQNNEDSEEEENSDSSESEMEEEFSGISVQKRFRFLPDEMEESEEEDEESECES, from the exons atgagtgttatgtcttctaagaaagaagaaaaaagagcaAATGCACAACAAGAGGAAGCTAACGATATTGAAGAAACCGGTGACGCTTATGGATCAGAGGAGAAGACAGGAGAAAATGACTCTTTGGAGATCGAATTGGAAGACAC tttcttgcctgacgaaatgggagagtCATTGGAAGAAGATGAAGATTCAGACGAAAAGGAAGAATCTGAACCAAATAatgattcagaaaaggaggaagaatcagtacaaaataatgaagattcagaagaggaggaaaattcggattcttctgagagcgaaatggaggaagaattttctggCATTTCCGTACAAAaacgatttcgtttcttgcctgatgaaatggaagaatcagaggaagaggatgaagaatcagaa TGCGAGAGCTAA